Proteins encoded together in one Oceanobacillus iheyensis HTE831 window:
- a CDS encoding YwhD family protein: MSSDQSSNKKKNNFTIIKDDSTDGHGGYGAGTISLENMSSIIVDPNEDKAYVDMAAMHARSDVERRVKWINDREEVQGGKLYWIVWVTVEKNENGPYYAGVTGCEIRVNREIKRAYKSMGQHVKHMEKSLKGHIIVEHMDDHSKKLLGDFLRDYKPDFWENSTEELKQQLS, from the coding sequence ATGAGTTCAGATCAATCTTCCAACAAAAAGAAGAATAATTTTACGATAATAAAAGACGATTCTACAGATGGGCATGGAGGCTACGGTGCTGGAACGATTAGTTTAGAGAATATGTCATCTATCATAGTAGATCCAAATGAAGATAAAGCATATGTGGATATGGCTGCAATGCATGCTAGAAGTGATGTTGAGCGTAGAGTGAAGTGGATTAATGATAGAGAAGAAGTGCAGGGTGGCAAATTATATTGGATCGTATGGGTCACAGTAGAAAAAAATGAAAATGGCCCTTATTATGCTGGTGTAACAGGTTGTGAAATTCGAGTGAATCGGGAGATCAAACGAGCATATAAATCTATGGGTCAGCATGTAAAGCATATGGAAAAATCTCTAAAAGGTCATATTATTGTTGAACATATGGATGATCATTCGAAGAAACTTTTAGGAGACTTCCTTCGTGACTATAAGCCAGACTTCTGGGAAAATTCAACAGAGGAATTAAAACAACAGTTATCATAG
- a CDS encoding YwgA family protein: MLDNHAKLLQFFSVANKVTGRKKLQKIIYILQQCEVPFEEKYEFHFYGPYSEELTLRVEELCNLGFVEEQKEEKSSYHQYHYTITNKGESFLTQFQMDMPDIKEMTMLLQERSSRFLELVSTMLFFYQSSKEEIIEKVHTVKPKQKYTDEELTEAFRFIEKLSKNRVTKNVQTNVLQ; the protein is encoded by the coding sequence TTGTTAGATAACCACGCAAAACTACTACAGTTTTTTTCAGTAGCTAACAAAGTTACTGGTCGAAAAAAATTACAAAAAATAATTTATATATTGCAGCAATGTGAAGTTCCTTTTGAGGAAAAATATGAGTTCCACTTTTATGGTCCTTATTCTGAAGAACTGACACTACGTGTAGAAGAACTCTGTAATTTAGGATTTGTGGAAGAACAAAAAGAAGAAAAAAGTAGTTATCATCAATATCATTATACGATCACTAATAAAGGGGAATCCTTTTTAACGCAATTTCAAATGGATATGCCCGATATAAAAGAGATGACTATGTTATTACAAGAAAGAAGTTCGCGGTTTCTTGAGTTGGTATCCACTATGCTTTTCTTCTATCAATCTTCCAAAGAAGAAATAATTGAAAAAGTACATACAGTAAAGCCTAAGCAAAAGTATACAGATGAAGAGTTAACAGAAGCATTTCGCTTTATTGAAAAGTTATCGAAAAATCGAGTTACTAAAAATGTACAGACGAACGTGCTACAATAG
- a CDS encoding HD domain-containing protein, whose product MEYKDQQLTEEKVFKDPVHRYIHVRDRVIWDLIAAPEFQRLRRVKQLGTTNLTFHGAEHSRFNHSLGVYEIVRRIMMNFQDRVNWDNEDRLLCLCAALLHDLGHGPFSHSFEKVFKLDHEKFTQRIILEETTVNDILNKVSPNFAQKVADVIAKTYPDKLVVSLISSQIDADRMDYLQRDAYFTGVSYGHFDMERILRVMRPMDDQVVIKSTGMHAVEDYIMSRYQMYWQVYFHPVTRSAEVILSKIFQRAKYLYEDDSYTFKLKPTHFISFFSGGVDLQDYLKIDEMIVYYYFQLWQEENDEILADLCERFINRRLFKYVEYNPDPQINAGMELYQLFNDAGINPDYYLVVDSSSDLPYDFYRPGEEEERLPIHLLMPDGGLKELSRHSDIVESISGKKRTDHKLYFPKDRIQEIEDETLKQRIIDILYG is encoded by the coding sequence ATGGAATATAAAGACCAACAGCTAACAGAAGAGAAAGTATTTAAAGACCCTGTTCACCGGTACATTCATGTTCGAGATCGGGTGATTTGGGATTTGATAGCTGCTCCTGAGTTTCAAAGACTTCGAAGGGTAAAGCAACTGGGGACGACCAATTTAACTTTTCATGGGGCGGAACATAGTAGATTCAACCACTCACTAGGTGTATACGAAATCGTCAGACGTATCATGATGAACTTTCAGGATCGAGTGAATTGGGATAACGAAGATCGATTGTTATGTCTATGCGCAGCTTTATTGCATGATTTAGGGCATGGACCTTTTTCTCATTCCTTTGAAAAAGTATTCAAACTTGATCACGAGAAATTTACACAACGAATTATTTTAGAAGAAACGACCGTTAATGATATTTTAAATAAGGTATCACCAAACTTTGCACAAAAAGTAGCAGATGTAATAGCAAAAACCTACCCGGATAAGCTTGTCGTGAGCTTGATTTCCAGCCAAATTGATGCAGATAGAATGGATTATTTACAAAGGGATGCATATTTTACGGGGGTCAGCTATGGCCATTTTGACATGGAGAGAATTCTAAGAGTAATGCGACCGATGGATGATCAGGTGGTTATTAAATCGACAGGAATGCATGCTGTTGAAGATTACATTATGAGTCGGTATCAGATGTACTGGCAGGTATATTTTCATCCGGTAACTAGGAGTGCAGAAGTTATTCTCTCGAAAATTTTCCAACGTGCAAAGTATTTGTATGAAGATGATTCGTATACATTTAAATTAAAACCAACACACTTTATCTCATTTTTTAGCGGAGGAGTGGATCTGCAAGATTACTTGAAGATCGACGAGATGATTGTGTACTATTATTTTCAGCTATGGCAAGAAGAGAATGATGAAATTTTAGCAGATTTATGTGAAAGATTTATAAATCGTAGACTATTTAAATATGTGGAATACAATCCAGATCCACAGATAAATGCAGGCATGGAATTATATCAATTATTTAATGATGCTGGAATTAACCCTGATTATTATCTTGTCGTTGATTCATCATCGGATTTACCATATGACTTTTATCGACCTGGAGAAGAGGAAGAACGATTACCGATTCATTTATTGATGCCAGATGGCGGGTTAAAAGAATTATCGCGTCATTCCGATATTGTAGAATCTATTTCTGGAAAGAAACGAACGGATCATAAGTTATATTTTCCAAAGGATCGAATACAGGAGATAGAAGATGAAACTTTAAAACAACGTATTATTGATATTCTGTACGGATAA
- a CDS encoding lipoate--protein ligase family protein codes for MKNWKEIIHHQTFRYIDHSTQTDIEGKPNTALTSFAVDDTLAISVSEETSPPVIRLWVHSKTIVLGIPDSRLPFIDSGMQFIEQNNYQAVVRNSGGLAVALDEGVLNISLIIPGGKNLSIYDCYEAMVRFIQAMFHDLTNDIKAYEIVGSYCPGDYDLSIGGRKFAGISQRRVKNGISVQIYLDVEGNSNQRAEVIREFYNKGKKNMETSFTYPDVDPKVMGSLSELLGVALTVDDVQKRVVHTLEKLSDEIVEIPFQEEEIVNFKKRYKQMVKRNESN; via the coding sequence ATGAAAAACTGGAAAGAAATTATTCATCATCAAACATTTCGATATATAGATCATTCAACTCAAACTGACATAGAAGGCAAACCTAATACAGCATTAACTTCTTTTGCTGTAGACGATACTTTAGCTATTTCTGTTAGTGAAGAAACCTCTCCTCCGGTGATCCGATTATGGGTACATTCAAAAACAATAGTACTTGGCATACCAGATTCACGGTTACCTTTTATTGATAGTGGCATGCAATTTATAGAACAGAATAATTATCAAGCTGTCGTTCGTAATTCGGGTGGTTTGGCAGTAGCTTTAGATGAAGGAGTATTAAATATTTCACTGATTATTCCTGGAGGAAAGAATTTATCTATCTATGACTGCTACGAAGCTATGGTGCGATTTATTCAAGCGATGTTTCATGATTTAACCAACGATATAAAAGCATATGAAATTGTAGGTTCTTACTGTCCGGGAGATTATGACCTTAGTATTGGAGGAAGAAAATTTGCTGGAATATCTCAACGCAGAGTTAAAAATGGTATTTCCGTTCAAATTTATTTAGATGTAGAAGGAAATAGTAACCAACGAGCAGAAGTTATTCGAGAATTTTATAATAAAGGAAAGAAAAATATGGAGACTTCGTTTACGTATCCTGATGTCGACCCAAAAGTTATGGGATCACTGTCTGAACTACTAGGAGTAGCTTTAACAGTGGATGATGTCCAAAAACGAGTTGTCCATACATTGGAAAAATTGTCTGATGAAATAGTAGAAATTCCTTTCCAAGAAGAGGAAATCGTCAATTTCAAAAAACGTTATAAACAAATGGTAAAACGGAATGAATCAAATTAA
- the pta gene encoding phosphate acetyltransferase, whose translation MGLFEQLAEKVTAADKKIVFPEGLDERILTAASRLAEEGIMTPILIGGTQDVEAKAKDLDVSLKGCEVIDPANYDEFSDMVSAFVERRKGKATEEDAKKILLDGNYFGTMLVYLNKADGLVSGAAHSTADTVRPALQIIKTKEGVKKTSGVFIMVRDEEKYVFADCAINITPDSNDLAEIAVESAKTGALFDVDPKVAMLSFSTKGSAKSPETEKVSEALEIAKEKDPSLVIDGEFQFDAAFVPSVAEKKAPDSVLKGNANVFVFPSLEAGNIGYKIAQRLGGFEAVGPILQGLNRPVNDLSRGCSSEDVYNLALITAAQAVGE comes from the coding sequence ATGGGATTATTCGAACAATTAGCTGAAAAAGTAACGGCTGCTGATAAGAAAATTGTCTTTCCAGAAGGATTAGATGAACGTATATTAACTGCAGCAAGTCGCTTAGCAGAAGAAGGGATCATGACACCAATTTTAATTGGCGGTACACAAGATGTGGAGGCAAAAGCAAAAGATCTTGATGTATCATTAAAAGGTTGTGAGGTTATCGATCCAGCTAACTATGATGAGTTTTCTGACATGGTTTCAGCTTTCGTGGAACGAAGAAAAGGAAAAGCAACAGAAGAAGATGCAAAGAAAATTCTTCTTGACGGAAATTATTTCGGAACCATGCTTGTTTATTTAAATAAAGCGGATGGACTAGTTAGTGGTGCGGCTCATTCCACTGCAGATACTGTACGTCCCGCATTACAAATCATTAAAACAAAAGAAGGCGTAAAGAAAACTTCTGGTGTATTCATCATGGTTCGTGATGAGGAAAAGTATGTATTTGCTGATTGTGCTATCAACATTACACCTGACAGTAATGATCTAGCAGAAATTGCTGTTGAGAGTGCAAAAACAGGGGCTCTATTTGATGTAGATCCTAAAGTTGCTATGTTGAGTTTCTCTACAAAAGGTTCTGCAAAATCACCAGAAACAGAAAAAGTGTCTGAGGCATTAGAAATTGCTAAAGAGAAGGATCCATCTCTAGTAATAGATGGAGAATTCCAATTTGATGCTGCATTTGTTCCAAGTGTAGCAGAGAAAAAAGCTCCTGATTCCGTTCTAAAAGGCAATGCTAATGTATTTGTATTCCCAAGTTTAGAAGCAGGGAACATCGGATATAAGATTGCACAACGTTTAGGTGGATTTGAAGCAGTAGGTCCAATTCTTCAAGGATTGAATCGTCCAGTAAACGATCTTTCCCGTGGATGTAGTTCTGAAGATGTCTATAATTTAGCATTAATAACTGCCGCGCAAGCAGTAGGAGAATAA
- the hemQ gene encoding hydrogen peroxide-dependent heme synthase, with amino-acid sequence MAEAVVTVDGWSALHDTRQFDWTSWKLISKEERQAAIDEFQQLISKWEAVEEEKQGSHGIYKVVGNKADFMFIFLRESFQELEQIKTEINKTKLGDFLIPGYSYVSIIEKTMHDPMKAGEDRELSAYVKEALKPTMPKWEHACFYPMARRRDPGVNWFEIEKEERTKLLYEHGMTGRKYAGKVKEIITGSIGLDEWEWGVTLFAHDPLQFKKIVYEMRFDEVTTKYAEFGDFIVGNFLEKEELSNHLSI; translated from the coding sequence ATGGCAGAGGCAGTAGTTACGGTTGACGGTTGGTCAGCACTACATGATACACGTCAATTTGATTGGACATCTTGGAAATTAATTTCTAAGGAAGAAAGACAAGCAGCTATAGATGAATTCCAACAACTAATTTCTAAATGGGAAGCTGTAGAAGAAGAAAAACAAGGGAGCCATGGGATATATAAAGTAGTTGGTAACAAGGCAGACTTTATGTTTATTTTCTTACGTGAAAGCTTCCAAGAATTAGAGCAAATTAAAACTGAAATTAATAAGACAAAACTTGGCGACTTCTTAATCCCTGGGTATTCTTATGTTTCAATTATTGAAAAGACCATGCATGATCCAATGAAAGCTGGTGAGGATCGTGAACTTTCTGCATACGTTAAAGAAGCACTAAAACCTACCATGCCGAAATGGGAGCATGCTTGTTTCTATCCAATGGCTCGTCGTCGTGATCCAGGTGTAAACTGGTTTGAAATTGAAAAAGAAGAACGCACAAAACTTTTATATGAACATGGAATGACCGGTAGAAAATACGCCGGAAAAGTGAAAGAGATTATCACAGGTTCCATTGGTTTAGATGAATGGGAATGGGGAGTAACATTATTTGCCCATGATCCGCTTCAGTTCAAAAAAATTGTTTATGAAATGAGATTTGATGAGGTAACAACTAAATACGCTGAGTTTGGCGACTTTATTGTTGGAAACTTCTTAGAAAAAGAAGAACTTTCCAACCATTTATCTATATAA
- a CDS encoding cell wall hydrolase has product MAVVKHNEAEVELLARLMRAEAEGDGDLGMLMVGNTGINRVIASCLDFPNIRTITNMVYQSPGGFEATQKGYFYQRARQSEIRLARRVIQGERQHPASNSLWFFMPEGACPEQWYGQWNVGRYKAHCFYAPTAADCPEVFR; this is encoded by the coding sequence ATGGCCGTTGTGAAACATAACGAGGCAGAAGTAGAATTACTTGCCCGTCTCATGCGTGCTGAAGCTGAGGGTGATGGTGACTTAGGAATGTTGATGGTTGGAAACACCGGTATTAATAGGGTGATTGCAAGTTGTTTAGATTTCCCAAACATCCGCACTATAACCAATATGGTTTATCAAAGTCCCGGTGGATTTGAAGCAACACAGAAAGGCTATTTTTATCAAAGAGCACGTCAATCTGAAATACGTCTTGCTCGAAGGGTGATACAAGGAGAAAGGCAACATCCTGCCTCAAATTCGTTATGGTTTTTTATGCCTGAAGGCGCATGTCCGGAACAATGGTATGGTCAGTGGAATGTTGGTAGATATAAGGCTCATTGTTTTTATGCACCAACTGCTGCAGATTGTCCAGAAGTATTTCGTTAA
- the gerQ gene encoding spore coat protein GerQ, with protein MSENENQSNYQNYPYQQPQSQQPYYYYPNTSPAFYPVYPTRQFNQGNQQGGQQQPQQQPPQTGGMGGLPVQQSFIENILRMNRGELGTFYMTFENSSQQTEFRGYIEEAGRDHILIREEGSQRRFLLLMVYLDYVTFDNEINYSYPYGQQLSTYSPR; from the coding sequence ATGAGTGAAAATGAAAACCAGTCCAACTATCAAAACTATCCTTATCAACAACCGCAATCTCAACAACCATACTACTATTATCCAAACACTTCACCTGCATTCTATCCAGTATACCCAACAAGGCAGTTCAATCAAGGTAATCAACAGGGGGGACAACAACAGCCACAGCAACAACCACCACAAACCGGTGGTATGGGAGGTCTACCAGTTCAACAATCGTTTATCGAAAATATTTTACGCATGAACAGAGGTGAGTTAGGCACTTTCTATATGACTTTTGAAAATAGCTCACAACAAACAGAGTTTCGTGGCTATATCGAAGAAGCAGGAAGAGATCATATTTTGATTCGAGAAGAAGGATCACAGCGCAGATTTTTATTATTAATGGTATATCTTGATTACGTTACATTCGATAACGAAATCAATTATTCATACCCATATGGTCAACAATTATCTACTTATTCTCCAAGATAG
- a CDS encoding DUF423 domain-containing protein: MKLFLIIGAILGFLAVALGAFGAHGLEGRLSEKAMNNWGKAVDYQMFHTIAIIAVALLLARFEGSGLLTTSGWMFLVGIILFSGSLYVYSFTSITTFAMITPVGGLAFLIGWVLLGVAAMRLL, translated from the coding sequence ATGAAGTTATTTTTAATAATTGGAGCTATACTAGGGTTTTTAGCAGTTGCTTTAGGTGCATTTGGTGCACATGGGTTAGAAGGAAGACTCTCTGAAAAAGCAATGAATAACTGGGGAAAAGCAGTAGACTATCAAATGTTTCACACCATTGCAATAATCGCCGTTGCCCTTTTATTGGCGAGATTTGAAGGAAGTGGATTATTAACAACTAGTGGCTGGATGTTTCTTGTGGGAATTATTCTTTTTTCAGGAAGTTTATATGTTTATTCTTTTACAAGTATAACGACCTTCGCAATGATTACACCTGTTGGTGGACTTGCATTCCTTATTGGTTGGGTGTTACTAGGCGTTGCAGCGATGAGACTATTATAA
- a CDS encoding YwdI family protein produces the protein MSVSNETIINKMIAELEAAKREANNSSQLKKRIGNVRMLSELFDEETPTLNKESTVSSITTPHIIQDSDSESQFTDAEIKAMLGNTSKSSGLKKKKSTDDDEANGDSLFDF, from the coding sequence ATGTCGGTTTCCAATGAAACCATCATTAATAAAATGATAGCAGAATTAGAAGCAGCCAAGCGTGAGGCGAACAACTCCTCACAATTAAAAAAAAGAATAGGAAATGTCCGTATGTTAAGCGAGTTATTTGATGAGGAAACTCCCACTTTAAATAAAGAATCAACAGTTTCCTCAATTACAACTCCACACATTATACAAGATTCAGATTCTGAATCACAATTTACGGATGCTGAAATAAAGGCAATGCTTGGAAATACTTCAAAATCAAGCGGATTAAAAAAGAAGAAATCTACTGATGATGATGAAGCGAATGGAGACTCATTATTTGATTTTTAA
- a CDS encoding phasin family protein produces MSDYLRKGFLLGLGAAVSGKEKFDKKLKELVDKNELTQEQAKTVMDNFIEKGGMKKEEWDAKQHQQTQQLAKDYGIATVEDIQEIRARLTELEDKLSDQ; encoded by the coding sequence ATGAGTGATTATTTACGAAAAGGTTTCTTACTTGGTTTAGGAGCTGCTGTAAGTGGCAAGGAGAAATTTGATAAGAAACTGAAAGAACTTGTTGATAAAAACGAATTAACACAAGAGCAAGCGAAAACCGTAATGGATAACTTTATTGAAAAAGGCGGTATGAAGAAAGAAGAGTGGGATGCGAAACAACATCAACAAACTCAACAGCTTGCCAAGGATTATGGAATTGCAACCGTAGAAGACATTCAAGAAATTCGTGCAAGACTCACAGAGCTAGAGGACAAGTTAAGTGATCAATAA
- a CDS encoding YjiH family protein, with product MKSYSFSDHLKFIIPSLIGIFFFMVPVTVNGDMTIPIALLANWIQDLLANSLSAIMMVIIIITAISTVIAKFLGEDAFKEKPFLKQLFYTSSFWTITRVIAAIIAVMVFFEIGPEAIYNENTGGMLLHSLLHVLFAVFLFAGLLLPLLTNFGLLEFFGTLMTKIMRPLFRLPGRSSIDALASWVGDGTIGVLLTSKQYEQGNYTKREAAVIGTTFSVVSITFTLVVLQEVGLERLFLPFYLTIIIAGIIAALIMPRIPPLSRKANTYVTDSNKKLDESIPEGESLISYGYKNAIERARKESSVAKILKESGQNILDMWMGVAPVVMAIGTIAVVIAEYTPFFQWIGTPFVPLLELMQIPYAQEASETLLVGFADMFLPSIFISSVEAEITRFIIAALSVTQLIYLSEVGGLLLGSKVPVSFKDLVVIFLLRTIITLPVITLIAHIIF from the coding sequence TTGAAATCATATTCTTTTAGCGATCATTTGAAGTTCATTATACCTTCTTTAATTGGTATTTTCTTCTTTATGGTTCCTGTTACCGTTAATGGTGATATGACAATTCCAATTGCTTTATTGGCAAATTGGATACAAGATTTATTAGCAAATAGTCTGTCTGCAATAATGATGGTTATTATAATTATAACTGCTATTTCTACAGTTATTGCAAAATTTTTAGGTGAGGATGCTTTTAAGGAAAAGCCTTTCTTAAAGCAATTATTCTACACAAGCTCATTCTGGACGATTACTCGTGTAATTGCTGCAATTATTGCAGTCATGGTATTTTTCGAAATCGGACCAGAAGCAATCTATAATGAGAATACTGGTGGAATGTTATTACATTCCCTCTTACATGTTTTGTTTGCAGTGTTTTTATTCGCAGGATTGCTTTTACCATTGCTAACGAACTTTGGCTTACTTGAATTCTTTGGAACATTAATGACGAAGATTATGCGTCCTTTATTCCGTCTTCCTGGACGTTCTTCCATTGATGCACTTGCATCTTGGGTAGGTGATGGGACAATTGGAGTTCTATTAACTAGTAAGCAATATGAACAAGGTAATTATACCAAACGTGAAGCGGCAGTAATCGGTACAACATTCTCTGTAGTTTCTATTACATTTACACTAGTTGTGCTACAAGAGGTCGGTCTAGAGAGATTATTCCTGCCATTCTATTTAACAATTATTATTGCCGGGATTATAGCAGCACTTATTATGCCTCGAATCCCACCTCTATCTAGAAAAGCGAATACGTATGTTACGGATTCCAATAAAAAATTAGACGAATCCATCCCAGAAGGGGAATCTTTAATAAGTTATGGGTATAAGAATGCCATTGAAAGAGCGAGAAAAGAAAGCAGTGTTGCTAAGATATTAAAGGAAAGTGGTCAAAATATCCTTGATATGTGGATGGGTGTCGCACCTGTTGTTATGGCTATTGGTACGATTGCTGTTGTAATAGCAGAGTATACTCCATTCTTCCAATGGATTGGCACACCTTTCGTACCATTACTTGAACTTATGCAAATACCGTATGCACAAGAGGCTTCAGAAACATTATTGGTCGGTTTTGCTGATATGTTCCTTCCATCTATATTTATATCTAGTGTAGAAGCTGAAATAACTCGATTTATTATTGCAGCATTATCCGTAACACAATTGATATATTTATCAGAAGTTGGTGGCTTATTACTCGGATCAAAAGTTCCAGTATCTTTTAAAGACTTAGTGGTTATTTTCTTATTACGTACAATTATAACCCTACCAGTAATTACCTTAATCGCGCATATTATCTTTTAA
- a CDS encoding acyltransferase family protein translates to MERNAFFDNAKVLLIFLVVFGHMIQPFTSEYAGINTLYLWIYTFHMPAFILLAGFFAKGSGNAGYVWKLAKKLIIPYLIFQILYTIYYFYIGKPDWQTGVFHPHWSLWFLFSLFSWHILLIVFKKISPLYSISLAVLIGVVVGYFGEIGHTFSLSRTFVFFPFFLVGYWVTEKQMMSVKRNAVKVVSLAVMTVLAIAIYYMPEFNSGWLLASKSYGDLGMEQYGGIARLLVYATAAVMVVSVLAWVPKRNFGWLTQLGTRTLYVYLLHGFIVQFLRQHEILSVNNMLDFIGVAGISAMIVILLSSKPVLTVSQPLIEGKMSIIRSIINNQRTRTHS, encoded by the coding sequence ATGGAACGTAATGCTTTCTTTGATAATGCGAAAGTTTTATTAATTTTCTTGGTTGTTTTTGGTCATATGATTCAACCATTTACAAGTGAATATGCGGGAATTAACACATTGTATTTATGGATTTATACGTTTCACATGCCAGCATTTATACTATTAGCTGGTTTCTTTGCTAAAGGTTCAGGAAATGCAGGTTATGTATGGAAATTAGCAAAGAAATTAATTATACCGTACTTGATTTTTCAAATTTTATATACGATCTATTATTTCTATATTGGCAAACCAGATTGGCAAACAGGTGTTTTCCACCCACACTGGTCATTATGGTTCCTATTTAGTTTGTTTAGTTGGCATATTTTATTAATCGTATTTAAGAAAATATCTCCACTTTACAGTATATCATTAGCCGTGCTAATTGGTGTGGTAGTAGGATACTTTGGAGAAATAGGCCATACATTTAGTTTGTCACGTACATTTGTATTCTTTCCATTCTTCTTAGTCGGATATTGGGTGACTGAAAAACAAATGATGAGTGTAAAAAGAAATGCTGTAAAAGTAGTATCATTAGCGGTAATGACTGTACTTGCAATTGCTATTTACTATATGCCAGAATTTAATTCTGGATGGCTTTTAGCTTCCAAATCTTATGGTGACTTGGGAATGGAACAGTATGGTGGTATTGCAAGATTGCTCGTGTATGCAACAGCAGCAGTGATGGTTGTTAGTGTGTTAGCCTGGGTACCGAAGCGGAATTTTGGATGGTTGACACAACTAGGTACAAGAACATTATATGTATATTTACTTCACGGTTTTATCGTACAGTTTTTACGTCAACATGAGATATTATCGGTAAATAACATGTTAGATTTTATAGGTGTCGCTGGTATATCGGCAATGATTGTAATTCTCTTGTCCAGTAAACCGGTGTTAACAGTGTCACAGCCGTTAATTGAAGGTAAGATGTCTATCATTCGAAGTATAATTAACAATCAACGTACTAGAACACATTCTTAG
- a CDS encoding Ku protein — MHTMWKGTISFGLVNIPVKMHAATENKDIRLRQLHKKCKTPIKYEKVCPNCEEDVSNDDIVKAYEYAKNKFVVLDDEELEALKKEQEDKAVEIIDFVQLKDIDPIYFEKSYYLSPNEGGSKAYALLREALLDSGKIGIAKMMIRSKEQLAVIRVYESAIVVETIHYPDEVRAVSDVPNVPEQADVGKKELDTAKLLIDQLTTEFEPEKYQDNYRTALLELIEAKKNNEEIEVGGEPKSTPDNVTNLMDALQESLDRAKKDKPKPKQPKKKTATRKKKATS, encoded by the coding sequence ATGCATACAATGTGGAAAGGAACCATCAGTTTTGGTTTGGTCAACATACCAGTGAAAATGCATGCAGCAACCGAAAACAAAGATATACGACTTCGCCAACTACACAAGAAGTGTAAAACTCCAATTAAATATGAAAAGGTTTGTCCAAACTGTGAAGAGGATGTATCGAATGACGATATTGTTAAAGCGTATGAATATGCAAAAAATAAATTTGTAGTGTTGGACGATGAAGAATTAGAAGCACTGAAGAAAGAACAGGAGGATAAAGCAGTAGAAATAATTGATTTCGTTCAGTTAAAGGATATTGATCCCATATACTTTGAAAAAAGCTATTATTTGTCTCCAAACGAAGGGGGATCAAAGGCATATGCTTTATTGAGAGAAGCTTTATTAGATTCTGGTAAGATTGGAATAGCGAAAATGATGATACGTTCTAAAGAACAATTAGCTGTCATTCGTGTTTATGAAAGTGCAATAGTTGTAGAAACCATTCATTATCCAGATGAAGTTCGAGCTGTGTCAGATGTGCCCAATGTTCCTGAGCAAGCAGATGTAGGAAAAAAAGAACTGGACACAGCAAAATTATTAATTGATCAATTGACAACAGAGTTTGAACCTGAGAAATATCAAGATAATTATCGAACAGCTCTATTAGAATTAATAGAAGCGAAGAAAAATAATGAAGAAATAGAAGTTGGTGGAGAACCAAAATCAACTCCAGATAATGTAACCAATCTGATGGATGCATTGCAGGAATCATTGGATCGAGCAAAGAAAGACAAGCCAAAACCAAAACAACCGAAGAAAAAAACAGCTACAAGGAAGAAAAAAGCAACGTCATAA